Proteins from one Chloroflexota bacterium genomic window:
- a CDS encoding DUF4886 domain-containing protein, with product MRPSRRVRWVLAVVTVAAVFALAFGLYLRRDANPGCQSGSACTRIFFIGNSYTSTNDLPTMFADLAWSGGHRVETATQAPGGWTLADHDRAAQTESTLNSSKWNLVILQEQSEIPAVESLREAYMYPAAEDLADKARLAGAQPLFFITWAHRNGWPAQSLPDYPTMQAAIDDGYTTIARRQHAKVAPVGLAWMSQVAQGRGSGLWQDDGSHPTEEGTYLAACVFYASIFLESPAGLTYRSGLSSADAASAQNVAAATVLDDPAKWGLS from the coding sequence TTGAGGCCGAGCCGCCGCGTGCGGTGGGTGCTGGCCGTCGTGACCGTCGCCGCGGTCTTCGCTCTCGCGTTCGGTCTTTACCTGCGAAGGGATGCCAACCCGGGATGTCAGTCGGGCAGCGCGTGCACGCGCATCTTCTTCATCGGCAACAGCTACACGTCTACCAACGACCTGCCGACGATGTTCGCGGATCTCGCCTGGTCCGGCGGCCACCGAGTCGAGACGGCGACGCAAGCACCGGGCGGCTGGACGCTCGCCGACCACGATCGTGCTGCTCAGACCGAGAGCACGCTGAATTCCTCGAAATGGAATCTCGTCATCCTGCAGGAGCAGAGCGAGATCCCGGCGGTCGAGAGCCTGCGCGAGGCATACATGTACCCGGCGGCCGAGGACCTCGCGGACAAGGCTCGCCTCGCCGGGGCCCAGCCGCTGTTCTTCATCACCTGGGCGCACCGCAACGGATGGCCGGCCCAGAGCCTGCCCGACTACCCGACGATGCAGGCGGCCATCGACGACGGCTACACCACGATCGCCCGCCGGCAGCACGCCAAAGTCGCTCCGGTCGGGTTGGCGTGGATGTCGCAGGTCGCGCAGGGCCGGGGCTCCGGCCTCTGGCAGGATGACGGCAGCCACCCCACGGAGGAGGGGACATACCTCGCGGCCTGCGTCTTTTACGCGTCCATATTTCTCGAAAGTCCCGCGGGGCTCACATATCGCTCAGGACTCTCGAGCGCCGACGCCGCCAGTGCGCAAAACGTGGCCGCCGCGACCGTTCTCGACGACCCTGCGAAATGGGGATTGTCCTGA
- a CDS encoding glycosyltransferase, which produces MGSTFVFFPEGAFGPTNNCVGIGDVLRRRGHRVVFIIEESFKGTLEAKGFEERLMRLGPPPAEPEAPGQFWKDFIRDTAPVFRRSTLEQLEGFIAPTWQALVDGARYVDERLAEIFDELQPDVIIEDNVVGFPAISASGRPWVRIASCNPLEMKDDTLPPVFSGYPSGTRSGWDEFKDEYARCVRDMQREFSEFCVSRGAPPLPELEFIGESPWLNLYLYPAELDYARSRPLAPTWRNLETCVRSTDAAWDAPDRDGRSLVYVSLGSLGSADVPLMKRLVDVLSRTPHRYIVSKGPQHDAYELAHNMTGGEFLPQASILTHVDLVITHGGNNTTTECMYFGKPMIVLPIFWDQHDNAARVHEMGYGVRLPTYAFDDGELSSAVDRLLADEPLRRRMHAASIGLQARPGTKHAADLIEEVAQRRAAGRAETRA; this is translated from the coding sequence ATGGGCAGCACGTTCGTCTTCTTCCCTGAAGGCGCGTTCGGACCGACCAACAACTGCGTCGGCATCGGCGACGTGCTTCGCCGGCGCGGCCATCGCGTCGTCTTCATCATCGAGGAGTCGTTCAAGGGAACACTCGAGGCGAAGGGATTCGAGGAACGCCTCATGCGGCTTGGCCCTCCACCGGCCGAGCCCGAGGCGCCCGGCCAGTTCTGGAAGGATTTCATCCGCGACACCGCGCCGGTGTTCCGTCGCTCGACTCTGGAGCAGCTGGAGGGGTTCATCGCCCCGACCTGGCAGGCGCTCGTCGACGGAGCCCGTTACGTCGACGAACGCCTGGCGGAGATATTCGACGAGCTGCAGCCTGACGTGATCATCGAGGACAACGTCGTAGGGTTTCCCGCGATCTCGGCGAGCGGGCGACCGTGGGTTCGCATCGCGTCCTGCAACCCGCTGGAGATGAAGGACGACACGCTTCCGCCCGTATTTTCCGGCTACCCGAGCGGGACGAGGTCGGGTTGGGACGAGTTCAAGGACGAGTACGCGAGATGCGTGCGGGACATGCAGCGAGAGTTCTCGGAGTTCTGTGTTTCCCGTGGCGCGCCGCCTCTGCCCGAGCTCGAGTTCATCGGCGAGTCGCCATGGCTGAACCTCTACCTGTACCCAGCCGAGCTCGACTATGCGCGTAGCCGTCCTCTCGCGCCGACCTGGCGGAATCTCGAAACCTGCGTGAGGTCGACGGACGCGGCGTGGGACGCGCCCGACCGCGACGGACGTTCGCTCGTTTACGTCAGCCTCGGCTCCCTCGGATCCGCCGACGTCCCGCTGATGAAGAGGCTCGTCGACGTCCTATCGAGGACGCCACACCGCTACATCGTCAGCAAGGGCCCGCAGCACGACGCGTATGAGCTGGCGCACAACATGACCGGCGGCGAGTTCCTGCCCCAGGCCTCGATTCTCACGCACGTCGATCTCGTCATCACGCACGGCGGCAACAACACGACGACCGAGTGCATGTACTTCGGCAAGCCGATGATCGTGCTACCGATCTTCTGGGACCAGCACGACAACGCTGCGCGGGTTCACGAGATGGGATACGGCGTGCGCCTGCCGACGTATGCGTTCGACGACGGCGAGCTGAGTTCGGCGGTCGACCGGCTCCTGGCCGACGAGCCGCTCCGCCGGCGTATGCACGCCGCGTCCATCGGTCTCCAGGCGCGCCCAGGCACGAAGCACGCCGCGGACCTGATCGAGGAGGTGGCGCAGCGCCGTGCCGCCGGGCGCGCGGAGACCAGGGCTTAG